CCAACATTGTAAGAGAAAAAGCGGTTCTCAGAAGACTGATTAAGGTAAATGAAGAGATTGCCAATACCTGTTATGTGGGAAAGGATAAGCTGGAGGATATTTTAGCTCACACAGAGAAATCAATTTTTGATTTGCTGCAAAGCAGAACAGGAGGAGATTTTGTCCCCATCAGGCAGGTGGCGTTAAATGTGTTGGAAAAAATTGAGATTGCCTCTAAAACTAAAGATACAGTAACCGGCATTCCCACAGGCTTTATTGATTTAGATTATAAAACCTCTGGAATGCAGCCTTCAGATTTTATTTTGATTGCAGCCCGGCCTTCTATGGGAAAAACTGCCTTTGTGTTGAACCTGGTAGAACATGTGGCGGTGAAAAAAGGACTTCCCTGTATGGTATTCAGCCTGGAGATGTCCAAGGAACAATTAGTAAACCGTATGCTTTCTATGGAGTCTAATGTAGATTCCCAAAAGCTGCGGACAGGCACCTTGACAGACGCAGACTGGGACGCAGTAGTGGAGGGAATCGGGGTAATTGGAAATTCTAAGCTGATAATCGACGATACCCCTGGAATTTCTATTACAGAGCTGCGCTCTAAATGCAGAAAAATGAAGCTGGAATTTGGCCTGAATTTGGTGATAATTGATTACCTGCAGTTAATGTCCGGAAGCGGAAAAAGCGGGGACAACAGACAGCAGGAGATTTCTGAAATATCACGTTCCCTAAAGGCATTGGCCAGGGAGCTGAATGCTCCTGTAATAGCTCTGTCTCAGCTAAGCCGTGCCTGCGAGACAAGGCAGGATCACCGTCCTATGCTGTCTGACTTGCGAGAGTCGGGGGCTATTGAGCAGGATGCGGACGTGGTAATGTTTTTATATCGAGACGATTATTATAATAAAGATACAGAAACACCTAATGTGGCTGAAGTAATTATAGCAAAACAGAGAAACGGCCCTATTGGCACCATTAATCTTTTATGGCGCCCGGAATATACCAAGTTTGCAAATATGGCCAGACAATAGAAAAAAATTTTTAATTTCAAGTCATAATCCATATACCCCTCTCATACAATATAAATAGGTTATGAAATATTGTTAACTAAAGGAGAGGATTAAGCATGGGTGAGATACATTATTTAATATCAGATGCATCCAAAAAAGTAGATGTGGAGTCACATGTACTAAGATACTGGGAAGATGAATTGGAG
The window above is part of the Lachnoclostridium edouardi genome. Proteins encoded here:
- the dnaB gene encoding replicative DNA helicase, encoding MDEALLKRVLPHSEEAEQSVIGSMLMDREAIIAASEIITGDDFYQHQYGVMFESMVELFNEGKPVDLVTLQNRLKEKDVPPEVSSLEFVREIITTVPTSANVKSYANIVREKAVLRRLIKVNEEIANTCYVGKDKLEDILAHTEKSIFDLLQSRTGGDFVPIRQVALNVLEKIEIASKTKDTVTGIPTGFIDLDYKTSGMQPSDFILIAARPSMGKTAFVLNLVEHVAVKKGLPCMVFSLEMSKEQLVNRMLSMESNVDSQKLRTGTLTDADWDAVVEGIGVIGNSKLIIDDTPGISITELRSKCRKMKLEFGLNLVIIDYLQLMSGSGKSGDNRQQEISEISRSLKALARELNAPVIALSQLSRACETRQDHRPMLSDLRESGAIEQDADVVMFLYRDDYYNKDTETPNVAEVIIAKQRNGPIGTINLLWRPEYTKFANMARQ